One Rosa chinensis cultivar Old Blush chromosome 5, RchiOBHm-V2, whole genome shotgun sequence genomic region harbors:
- the LOC112165635 gene encoding probable ubiquitin-conjugating enzyme E2 26 isoform X2: MFIYEKIDRSIKGKAVENSSDGYHIHQSKEAVLHTSVGSSGMETLGSVSGIEIAKDVAPASNHFIDLDGPNSDASADDVDDCTDTCFEEFDYAFLQSHFDNVGIPPGVEAPVPHIPWLSDPPKSNVSSVSGSSSVDTRYQMKSDYVGLHGNELFPWTDPPSFNFKPTVVGSSSLKTQTDSIGHPNGQYQSSWKLPKAARSRKKQSASHPQVSAPSLPVGAEPSKSQRLLGALQRKKKLFSSSSSTNYDAMKFDTGAETSFFGHNLPYSPIYPHGLQSPWLSDSLSAISAKPNHSSFYGPIGSIYPPGELVGIPWVKGVSQTQHNVTAASLSTTPARQLSSKEIDEIMQKYKGFKQFDTVEDHSDHHYILSGTLNGNSMTQPPKNWAKRIQEEWKSLEKDLPDTVFVRVYETRMDLLRAVIVGAEGTPYHDGLFFFDVSFPSGYPNVPPHVHYHSGGLRLNPNLYGCGKVCLSLLNTWSGNSKEMWIPGVSTILQVLVSIQGLILNTKPYFNEPGYASMNGSAAGETRSQQYNEDTFLLSLTTMVYMMRRPPKHFEDFVVGHFRDRAHDILVACKAYMDGAQVGCLVKGGVQDVDEGDKSCSQRFKDSLAGHMPMLVKEFTHIGVKDCEKYVSAAVNGNEQIGSMPQAATSMVSC, translated from the exons ATGTTTATTTATGAGAAAATTGACAGAAGTATCAAAGGAAAGGCAGTGGAAAATTCTTCAGATGGTTACCATATTCATCAATCAAAG GAAGCTGTCCTCCATACTTCTGTTGGTTCTTCTGGTATGGAAACCCTTGGCTCAGTCAGTGGAATTGAAATTGCTAAGGATGTCGCCCCAGCATCAAATCACTTTATTGACTTGGATGGTCCCAATTCTGATGCATCTGCTGACGATGTTGATGACTGTACTGATACTTGTTTTGAAGAGTTTGATTATGCCTTCTTGCAATCCCATTTCGATAATGTGGGTATTCCTCCTGGAGTAGAGGCGCCTGTCCCTCATATTCCTTGGTTGTCAGATCCTCCTAAAAGTAATGTAAGTTCAGTTTCTGGAAGTAGTTCTGTTGATACAAGGTATCAAATGAAATCAGATTATGTTGGCCTCCATGGAAATGAGCTGTTTCCCTGGACAGATCCTCCTAGTTTCAACTTTAAGCCAACCGTTGTGGGTAGTTCAAGCTTGAAGACCCAAACAGACAGTATCGGTCACCCAAATGGACAGTACCAGTCATCTTGGAAACTTCCAAAAGCTGCTAGAAGCAGAAAGAAACAATCTGCTTCACATCCCCAAGTTAGTGCTCCtagtctcccagttggagcagaACCATCAAAATCTCAAAGGCTCTTAGGAGCTTTGCAGCGTAAAAAGAAGCTATTTTCTTCAAGTAGTTCGACTAATTATGATGCAATGAAGTTCGATACTGGAGCCGAGACATCTTTTTTTGGACATAATTTACCCTACAGTCCAATTTATCCTCATGGATTACAGTCACCCTGGTTGTCAGATTCTTTGTCAGCAATTAGTGCTAAACCAAATCATTCAAGTTTCTACGGTCCAATTGGTTCCATATACCCTCCTGGAGAGTTAGTAGGTATCCCTTGGGTTAAGGGTGTTTCCCAAACTCAACACAATGTCACTGCTGCAAGCCTTTCAACAACCCCTGCTAGACAATTGTCTAGCAAGGAAATAGATGAAATTATGCAGAAGTACAAGGGTTTTAAACAATTTGATACAGTTGAAGATCATTCAGACCATCACTATATACTCTCTGGTACACTCAATGGTAATTCAATGACTCAG CCACCAAAGAACTGGGCAAAGAGAATTCAGGAAGAGTGGAAGAGCCTGGAGAAAGATTTGCCTG ACACAGTATTTGTTAGAGTCTATGAGACAAGGATGGATCTTTTGAGAGCTGTAATTGTTGGAGCTGAGGGTACTCCTTACCATGATGGTCTCTTTTTCTTTGATGTTTCCTTCCCCAGTGGTTACCCCAATGTGCCACCG CATGTCCACTACCACTCGGGTGGCCTTCGACTAAATCCAAATTTGTATGGTTGTGGAAAAGTATGCCTCAGCCTTCTCAACACCTGGTCTGGGAACTCAAAAGAGATGTGGATCCCGGGTGTGTCCACCATTCTACAAGTCTTAGTGTCCATACAAGGGCTGATCTTGAATACAAAGCCCTACTTTAATGAGCCTGGATATGCATCTATGAATGGTTCAGCAGCTGGTGAAACAAGGTCCCAGCAGTATAATGAGGATACCTTCCTCCTATCTTTAACAACGATGGTATACATGATGAGGAGGCCTCCAAAG CATTTTGAGGATTTTGTTGTGGGGCATTTCCGGGATCGTGCTCATGACATCCTGGTGGCATGTAAAGCATACATGGATGGTGCTCAAGTGGGATGTCTGGTCAAAGGTGGGGTTCAGGATGTTGATGAGGGTGACAAGAGTTGTTCTCAGCGGTTTAAGGATTCTTTAGCAGGGCACATGCCGATGCTTGTCAAAGAGTTTACACATATAGGTGTCAAGGATTGCGAGAAATATGTATCAGCAGCTGTAAATGGGAACGAGCAGATTGGTAGTATGCCGCAGGCTGCAACATCAATGGTTtcatgttga
- the LOC112165635 gene encoding probable ubiquitin-conjugating enzyme E2 26 isoform X1, protein MDTDDVVEVAAPVSCSRKLRKNKEVNLQDVIELDKDDSAAAMFIYEKIDRSIKGKAVENSSDGYHIHQSKEAVLHTSVGSSGMETLGSVSGIEIAKDVAPASNHFIDLDGPNSDASADDVDDCTDTCFEEFDYAFLQSHFDNVGIPPGVEAPVPHIPWLSDPPKSNVSSVSGSSSVDTRYQMKSDYVGLHGNELFPWTDPPSFNFKPTVVGSSSLKTQTDSIGHPNGQYQSSWKLPKAARSRKKQSASHPQVSAPSLPVGAEPSKSQRLLGALQRKKKLFSSSSSTNYDAMKFDTGAETSFFGHNLPYSPIYPHGLQSPWLSDSLSAISAKPNHSSFYGPIGSIYPPGELVGIPWVKGVSQTQHNVTAASLSTTPARQLSSKEIDEIMQKYKGFKQFDTVEDHSDHHYILSGTLNGNSMTQPPKNWAKRIQEEWKSLEKDLPDTVFVRVYETRMDLLRAVIVGAEGTPYHDGLFFFDVSFPSGYPNVPPHVHYHSGGLRLNPNLYGCGKVCLSLLNTWSGNSKEMWIPGVSTILQVLVSIQGLILNTKPYFNEPGYASMNGSAAGETRSQQYNEDTFLLSLTTMVYMMRRPPKHFEDFVVGHFRDRAHDILVACKAYMDGAQVGCLVKGGVQDVDEGDKSCSQRFKDSLAGHMPMLVKEFTHIGVKDCEKYVSAAVNGNEQIGSMPQAATSMVSC, encoded by the exons ATGGATACCGACGACGTTGTCGAGGTCGCCGCTCCGGTTTCTTGCTCTCGGAAATTGCGAAAGAACAAGGAG gTGAATTTGCAGGATGTGATTGAATTGGACAAAGATGATTCTGCTGCTGCAATGTTTATTTATGAGAAAATTGACAGAAGTATCAAAGGAAAGGCAGTGGAAAATTCTTCAGATGGTTACCATATTCATCAATCAAAG GAAGCTGTCCTCCATACTTCTGTTGGTTCTTCTGGTATGGAAACCCTTGGCTCAGTCAGTGGAATTGAAATTGCTAAGGATGTCGCCCCAGCATCAAATCACTTTATTGACTTGGATGGTCCCAATTCTGATGCATCTGCTGACGATGTTGATGACTGTACTGATACTTGTTTTGAAGAGTTTGATTATGCCTTCTTGCAATCCCATTTCGATAATGTGGGTATTCCTCCTGGAGTAGAGGCGCCTGTCCCTCATATTCCTTGGTTGTCAGATCCTCCTAAAAGTAATGTAAGTTCAGTTTCTGGAAGTAGTTCTGTTGATACAAGGTATCAAATGAAATCAGATTATGTTGGCCTCCATGGAAATGAGCTGTTTCCCTGGACAGATCCTCCTAGTTTCAACTTTAAGCCAACCGTTGTGGGTAGTTCAAGCTTGAAGACCCAAACAGACAGTATCGGTCACCCAAATGGACAGTACCAGTCATCTTGGAAACTTCCAAAAGCTGCTAGAAGCAGAAAGAAACAATCTGCTTCACATCCCCAAGTTAGTGCTCCtagtctcccagttggagcagaACCATCAAAATCTCAAAGGCTCTTAGGAGCTTTGCAGCGTAAAAAGAAGCTATTTTCTTCAAGTAGTTCGACTAATTATGATGCAATGAAGTTCGATACTGGAGCCGAGACATCTTTTTTTGGACATAATTTACCCTACAGTCCAATTTATCCTCATGGATTACAGTCACCCTGGTTGTCAGATTCTTTGTCAGCAATTAGTGCTAAACCAAATCATTCAAGTTTCTACGGTCCAATTGGTTCCATATACCCTCCTGGAGAGTTAGTAGGTATCCCTTGGGTTAAGGGTGTTTCCCAAACTCAACACAATGTCACTGCTGCAAGCCTTTCAACAACCCCTGCTAGACAATTGTCTAGCAAGGAAATAGATGAAATTATGCAGAAGTACAAGGGTTTTAAACAATTTGATACAGTTGAAGATCATTCAGACCATCACTATATACTCTCTGGTACACTCAATGGTAATTCAATGACTCAG CCACCAAAGAACTGGGCAAAGAGAATTCAGGAAGAGTGGAAGAGCCTGGAGAAAGATTTGCCTG ACACAGTATTTGTTAGAGTCTATGAGACAAGGATGGATCTTTTGAGAGCTGTAATTGTTGGAGCTGAGGGTACTCCTTACCATGATGGTCTCTTTTTCTTTGATGTTTCCTTCCCCAGTGGTTACCCCAATGTGCCACCG CATGTCCACTACCACTCGGGTGGCCTTCGACTAAATCCAAATTTGTATGGTTGTGGAAAAGTATGCCTCAGCCTTCTCAACACCTGGTCTGGGAACTCAAAAGAGATGTGGATCCCGGGTGTGTCCACCATTCTACAAGTCTTAGTGTCCATACAAGGGCTGATCTTGAATACAAAGCCCTACTTTAATGAGCCTGGATATGCATCTATGAATGGTTCAGCAGCTGGTGAAACAAGGTCCCAGCAGTATAATGAGGATACCTTCCTCCTATCTTTAACAACGATGGTATACATGATGAGGAGGCCTCCAAAG CATTTTGAGGATTTTGTTGTGGGGCATTTCCGGGATCGTGCTCATGACATCCTGGTGGCATGTAAAGCATACATGGATGGTGCTCAAGTGGGATGTCTGGTCAAAGGTGGGGTTCAGGATGTTGATGAGGGTGACAAGAGTTGTTCTCAGCGGTTTAAGGATTCTTTAGCAGGGCACATGCCGATGCTTGTCAAAGAGTTTACACATATAGGTGTCAAGGATTGCGAGAAATATGTATCAGCAGCTGTAAATGGGAACGAGCAGATTGGTAGTATGCCGCAGGCTGCAACATCAATGGTTtcatgttga